From one Maridesulfovibrio frigidus DSM 17176 genomic stretch:
- a CDS encoding tetratricopeptide repeat protein: MSSNLKETFFAYQPSTEKDKEVTELVSVVSHISEKDVRGDKKTYWLVRATADEMFELQEINANHVPSGDVKIISLAEFASSYSLELDYWNDKVRKGMDNLNGALQRGESHREQGELYSAEMEYEGALEVDEDNVRATFGLGLTYLEKGDVEKAQEVFSKVLQLKTAFKPEHKHMFNDFGILMRKNGMYREALQYYNRGIDLDSEDENLFFNIARSHFEAGQWEDCVRYLTMCLEKNRGIEEARKFCSYIIEKSVTDDDMLREFGSPEVGTKLRSDILSLLRKMQVAAGVDLDDAIEITQHIRDRMIALQEEDMQLKEIEKDLYNLDKNNG; the protein is encoded by the coding sequence ATGTCCTCAAACTTAAAAGAGACATTTTTCGCTTATCAGCCTTCAACTGAGAAGGATAAAGAAGTAACTGAGCTTGTTTCTGTGGTTTCGCATATCTCCGAAAAAGATGTGAGGGGCGACAAGAAAACCTATTGGCTAGTTCGTGCGACGGCCGATGAAATGTTTGAGCTTCAGGAAATAAATGCGAACCACGTTCCGTCAGGTGATGTAAAAATAATATCTCTCGCAGAGTTCGCTTCAAGCTATTCCCTTGAACTGGATTATTGGAATGATAAAGTTCGTAAAGGGATGGATAATCTTAATGGAGCCTTGCAGCGAGGCGAAAGCCATAGAGAGCAGGGTGAGCTTTACAGCGCAGAGATGGAGTATGAGGGCGCGCTCGAAGTTGATGAGGATAATGTTCGCGCTACTTTCGGTCTTGGTTTAACTTATCTTGAAAAAGGTGATGTTGAAAAAGCTCAGGAAGTTTTCTCAAAAGTTTTACAGCTTAAGACAGCTTTTAAGCCTGAGCATAAGCATATGTTCAATGATTTTGGAATTTTAATGCGTAAGAACGGAATGTATCGCGAAGCATTACAGTATTACAATCGGGGTATTGATTTAGACAGTGAAGATGAAAATCTTTTTTTCAATATTGCCAGAAGCCATTTCGAAGCAGGGCAATGGGAAGATTGTGTTCGATATCTGACCATGTGTCTTGAAAAGAATCGCGGGATAGAAGAGGCGCGCAAGTTTTGCTCCTACATCATTGAGAAAAGTGTGACGGATGATGACATGCTTCGGGAATTTGGTTCCCCTGAAGTCGGAACAAAGCTTCGTAGTGATATTTTATCGTTATTACGCAAAATGCAGGTTGCGGCAGGAGTTGATCTCGATGACGCAATTGAAATAACCCAGCACATACGCGACCGGATGATTGCCTTGCAGGAAGAAGATATGCAACTGAAGGAAATTGAAAAAGATTTGTATAATCTAGATAAAAACAATGGATAG
- a CDS encoding Hpt domain-containing protein, whose amino-acid sequence MSTGDRLLDIFQEETLERLDELETGLLYLEKSAENSSSELINSIFRDAHSVKAGSNLLKLHKIEELSHTLENILELIRSSGLVPTELMITACLEAVDKLRSLTENILESNSRSIRLQKTMLEVSLQRALDGES is encoded by the coding sequence ATGAGTACTGGCGACAGATTGCTGGATATATTTCAAGAGGAGACCTTGGAGCGTCTCGACGAACTTGAAACTGGACTCCTTTATTTGGAAAAAAGCGCAGAAAACAGTTCTTCAGAGTTAATTAATTCCATTTTTCGTGATGCTCATTCCGTAAAAGCCGGTTCCAATCTCTTGAAGCTTCATAAAATAGAAGAATTATCCCACACTCTGGAAAATATTTTGGAACTGATACGTTCGTCAGGGCTGGTTCCTACAGAGCTGATGATTACGGCCTGTCTTGAGGCTGTGGATAAGCTTCGGTCTTTGACTGAAAATATTCTTGAAAGTAATTCTAGGAGCATACGTTTACAGAAAACTATGCTTGAAGTTTCACTTCAAAGAGCCCTTGATGGAGAATCTTAA
- a CDS encoding potassium channel family protein, whose protein sequence is MANNIEVGVVGLGKFGLALANNLCELGHKVTGVDTSAERVKAAKPFLAQIFQADGTDQKTLEQLSFQDFDYVVVSTGDSMEASILVVLNLQEMGVKKIWVKAMSAAHEKVLSKLGVDFVVFPEHFAAKQLAYKLSTPGMIDYLSMGQDILIKERAVGDWAGKTLIDLNLTNNYEVQVIAIKKAGTTELNFVPRANKPLSVNDVLVIIGTSENLLKMP, encoded by the coding sequence ATGGCTAATAATATAGAAGTAGGCGTTGTCGGGCTGGGAAAATTCGGTTTGGCATTAGCAAACAATCTCTGTGAACTGGGACATAAAGTTACAGGGGTCGACACTTCTGCCGAAAGAGTAAAAGCCGCAAAACCATTTTTGGCTCAAATATTTCAGGCTGATGGGACCGACCAGAAAACGCTTGAACAACTAAGCTTTCAAGATTTCGACTACGTAGTAGTCTCCACTGGAGATTCTATGGAGGCAAGCATTCTGGTTGTTCTGAACTTACAGGAAATGGGCGTAAAAAAAATATGGGTTAAAGCCATGAGCGCTGCGCATGAAAAGGTTTTAAGTAAACTAGGCGTGGACTTTGTAGTCTTCCCTGAACATTTTGCTGCCAAACAGCTAGCCTATAAGCTCTCTACACCTGGCATGATCGACTACCTTTCAATGGGGCAAGATATTCTCATAAAGGAGAGGGCTGTCGGTGACTGGGCGGGGAAAACTTTAATAGATCTAAACCTTACAAACAATTACGAAGTCCAAGTCATTGCTATAAAAAAAGCAGGAACAACAGAGTTGAACTTTGTACCCAGAGCAAATAAACCGCTCAGCGTGAATGATGTTCTTGTAATAATAGGAACCAGTGAAAATCTATTAAAAATGCCCTGA
- a CDS encoding chorismate mutase, translating to MSVQLDIDGIDSWGFKHDGPLIIAGPCSAESRDQVLETARGVAKTGAAHILRAGIWKPRTRPNCFEGMGEEGLKWLVEAREETGMPISTETATPEHVELCLKYNVDLIWVGARTTVNPFAVQALADSLKGTDIPVLVKNPINPDVELWIGAMERLNKAGVKKLGAIHRGFSSAKESKYRNAPNWRIFIELRRRCEGLPIICDPSHLCGTREFIPAVSQKALDLLFDGLMIESHINPDVALSDSKQQFTPEDLGKVLAGLKVRHPAIEDEDFIHAVENKRIRLDEIDESIVELLAERMAIGRTIGEMKRDKGIALLQPAQWKKTVEKRTREGVARGMDEHFMLRIFQYIHEESLRQQETMLAGDK from the coding sequence ATGAGCGTTCAACTTGATATTGACGGTATTGATTCTTGGGGATTTAAGCACGATGGCCCTTTAATTATAGCTGGCCCCTGTAGTGCAGAAAGCCGCGATCAGGTGCTTGAAACCGCACGTGGCGTTGCTAAAACTGGCGCAGCACATATCCTTCGCGCTGGAATCTGGAAGCCTCGTACGCGTCCTAATTGTTTTGAAGGTATGGGCGAAGAAGGATTAAAATGGCTGGTTGAAGCACGTGAAGAAACAGGAATGCCTATCTCTACTGAGACTGCAACTCCTGAGCATGTTGAACTTTGCCTTAAATATAATGTAGATCTCATTTGGGTCGGAGCAAGAACTACGGTTAATCCTTTTGCGGTTCAGGCTCTTGCGGATTCCCTAAAAGGAACAGATATTCCTGTGCTGGTTAAGAATCCGATCAACCCTGATGTTGAGCTTTGGATTGGAGCTATGGAACGTTTGAATAAAGCCGGAGTCAAAAAACTTGGTGCTATTCATCGCGGATTTTCTTCTGCTAAAGAATCTAAATACCGCAATGCTCCGAACTGGAGAATTTTTATTGAACTTCGTCGTCGCTGTGAAGGGCTTCCTATCATCTGTGATCCAAGTCATCTTTGCGGAACCCGCGAATTTATTCCTGCAGTTTCACAGAAAGCTCTCGACCTCCTTTTTGACGGATTGATGATTGAATCTCATATTAATCCTGATGTTGCTCTTAGTGACAGCAAGCAGCAGTTTACTCCTGAAGATTTAGGCAAAGTTCTCGCTGGACTGAAGGTTCGTCATCCTGCAATTGAAGATGAAGATTTCATTCATGCTGTTGAAAACAAACGCATCAGACTTGATGAAATTGACGAATCAATCGTTGAGCTACTCGCTGAGCGTATGGCAATAGGCCGTACAATCGGTGAAATGAAACGCGATAAAGGTATTGCACTTCTGCAGCCTGCACAGTGGAAGAAGACTGTTGAAAAACGTACTCGCGAAGGAGTTGCCCGCGGTATGGATGAGCATTTTATGCTTCGCATTTTCCAGTACATTCACGAAGAGTCCTTGCGTCAGCAGGAAACAATGCTTGCCGGAGATAAGTAA
- a CDS encoding glutaminyl-peptide cyclotransferase, giving the protein MYKHVTTISLIVIIFTLHLFTVKGYALNIKSTAPVIKSEIVSSFPHDEKAYTQGFLYHGNAFYESTGKHGRSSIRIIEQGSGTVSTEIKIDSMFFGEGLCIWNNKIFQLTWKSGKCFVYDTRSLARTSSFKYKGQGWGLTTDGDFLIQSNGTNTLTFRDPYDFAKITTLKITDGSKKVFRINELEYVKGLILCNIWFKDQIGAIDKATGKIKFWIDISNLRPLAGKRAEAANGIAWDAVNNRLFVTGKFWNKVFEIKLPELQQADSTS; this is encoded by the coding sequence ATGTACAAACACGTTACTACAATAAGCCTCATAGTTATTATATTTACACTGCACCTTTTCACAGTAAAAGGCTACGCTCTTAATATTAAAAGCACAGCTCCTGTGATCAAGAGTGAGATTGTAAGCTCCTTTCCGCACGATGAAAAAGCTTACACTCAAGGTTTTTTATATCACGGCAATGCGTTCTACGAAAGTACAGGAAAGCACGGCAGATCATCAATTCGCATAATTGAACAGGGATCAGGCACTGTCAGCACCGAAATCAAAATAGACAGCATGTTTTTTGGAGAAGGGCTGTGTATATGGAATAATAAAATTTTCCAACTGACATGGAAATCCGGAAAATGTTTTGTATATGATACAAGATCCCTTGCGCGCACTTCATCCTTTAAATATAAAGGACAAGGATGGGGACTGACCACTGATGGCGATTTTTTAATTCAAAGTAACGGAACAAACACACTGACCTTTCGTGACCCTTACGATTTTGCAAAAATAACCACTCTTAAAATTACGGATGGCAGCAAGAAAGTCTTTCGGATAAATGAACTGGAATATGTAAAAGGGCTTATCCTTTGCAACATCTGGTTCAAAGACCAGATAGGCGCTATAGACAAGGCAACCGGTAAAATAAAATTTTGGATTGATATCTCAAATCTTCGCCCCCTTGCTGGCAAAAGGGCAGAAGCCGCAAACGGAATTGCATGGGATGCAGTAAATAATCGCCTTTTTGTTACTGGAAAATTTTGGAACAAAGTTTTTGAAATAAAATTACCCGAACTGCAACAAGCGGACTCCACTTCATAA
- the aroB gene encoding 3-dehydroquinate synthase, with the protein MPKVEVILKGEFDSSYGIDVGDGVMDSLVPDLCSKKYGRTPVVICDENTRELFGLSLVEKLALENIDPLLLTVPAGENSKSLDVFASLLEAMLEAGITRQDVVIALGGGVVGDLSGYVAGSYMRGINFVQVPTTLLAQVDSSVGGKVAVNISGGKNYCGMFYQPKHVYSDISALRSLPEREILSGLGEVVKHGFIADRKFAEYLLDNADKVLALDKEVMSVVVSRCCEIKADIVSRDEKEGGLRRILNYGHTVGHAIETFFGYELAHGECVGHGMRVVARACNRAGMLSDSDLELHQDVMDRLSLATASLKVSSTDIMELMKRDKKVKDGSVVMVALDKLGHAVIEEDFPLEMIEAELGEMY; encoded by the coding sequence ATGCCGAAGGTTGAAGTTATTTTGAAGGGAGAGTTTGATAGCTCCTACGGAATAGATGTCGGTGATGGGGTTATGGATAGCCTTGTCCCGGATCTGTGTTCCAAAAAATACGGGAGAACTCCCGTTGTTATTTGTGATGAAAATACTCGTGAGCTTTTCGGGCTAAGTTTAGTTGAAAAGCTTGCTCTTGAAAATATTGATCCGCTTCTCCTCACTGTTCCAGCTGGTGAAAACAGCAAGAGTCTGGATGTCTTTGCATCTTTACTCGAGGCTATGCTCGAGGCTGGGATTACCCGTCAGGACGTTGTTATAGCACTTGGTGGAGGTGTGGTCGGTGATTTGTCCGGTTACGTTGCCGGAAGCTATATGCGCGGAATAAATTTCGTGCAAGTTCCGACTACATTGTTGGCACAGGTTGATTCCTCCGTAGGTGGCAAGGTTGCGGTGAACATTTCCGGCGGCAAGAATTATTGCGGAATGTTTTATCAGCCTAAGCACGTATATTCAGACATTTCCGCACTTAGGAGTTTGCCTGAGCGTGAAATTCTGAGCGGGCTTGGTGAAGTTGTAAAACATGGATTTATTGCCGATAGAAAGTTTGCCGAATATTTGCTGGATAATGCAGACAAGGTTCTAGCTCTTGATAAAGAAGTGATGTCTGTAGTCGTTTCACGTTGCTGCGAAATCAAGGCCGACATTGTCTCCAGAGATGAGAAAGAAGGCGGGCTAAGGCGTATACTGAACTACGGTCATACTGTTGGTCATGCCATTGAGACCTTTTTCGGCTATGAGCTTGCTCATGGTGAATGCGTTGGACACGGCATGAGAGTCGTTGCCAGAGCTTGCAACCGGGCAGGAATGCTTTCTGATTCTGATCTTGAGTTACATCAGGATGTTATGGATAGACTCTCCCTTGCTACTGCCAGCTTGAAAGTCAGTTCTACAGATATAATGGAACTGATGAAGCGTGATAAGAAAGTTAAAGATGGATCAGTTGTTATGGTCGCTCTTGATAAGCTCGGTCATGCGGTTATCGAAGAAGATTTCCCGCTTGAAATGATTGAAGCCGAACTGGGTGAAATGTACTGA
- a CDS encoding ATP-binding cassette domain-containing protein, protein MALMSVNNVSMSFGGPLLLDKASFQVQSGQRICIVGRNGEGKSTLLRLMSGDLTPDDGIISNQKGVTVARLSQKVPEVLNGTIFEVVAEGLGELGQALAKYHRVSMEVANGGDVEKLSEIEDIMEQHGGWNAMTTIDMVISRLSLNPENRFESLSGGLKRRVLLARALASTPDILLLDEPTNHLDIDSIAWLEEFILKHIKTLIFITHDRMFLRRIATRIIEIDRGKLADWTCDYDTFLERKEALLDAEEKNWSEFDKKLAREEVWIRQGIKARRTRNEGRVRELEKLRGERSKRRERTGKATIEIQEASRSGKIVAEAIDASFSWGEAPVFKDLNASIMRGDRIGIIGPNGTGKTTLIQVLLGKQRLQKGKIKLGTKLEVSYFDQHREQLDPEMTVRNSVADGNDVVTINDRTKHVMGYLKDFLFESERANSKVKVLSGGERNRLLLARLFTRPSNLLIMDEPTNDLDAETLELLEDKLMEYPGTVIIVSHDRAFLNNVVTSTLVFEGDGEVKEYVGGYDDWLRQKPEEEKGNKPKTLKTVKQEQPSPPKKTKKLSYKEQRELELLQEEMKALPAKIEELEKEIAKIQEIMLDSDFYRKSAQEMAKTQGRLEALESEHEKTFERWDEVEAKLAE, encoded by the coding sequence ATGGCTTTAATGAGTGTTAATAATGTTTCAATGTCATTCGGCGGACCTCTGCTTTTAGACAAGGCTTCCTTTCAGGTTCAGTCCGGACAAAGAATTTGTATCGTCGGCAGAAATGGCGAAGGTAAATCCACCCTGCTCAGACTTATGAGCGGGGATTTGACTCCTGACGATGGAATTATTTCCAATCAGAAGGGAGTAACCGTAGCAAGATTATCTCAGAAAGTTCCTGAAGTCCTGAACGGAACAATCTTTGAAGTTGTAGCTGAAGGTCTTGGAGAACTGGGTCAGGCTCTAGCGAAATACCACAGAGTCAGTATGGAAGTTGCCAACGGTGGCGATGTAGAGAAGTTATCCGAGATTGAAGATATCATGGAACAGCATGGCGGCTGGAATGCTATGACAACCATTGATATGGTCATTTCACGTCTGTCACTGAATCCAGAAAATCGTTTTGAAAGCCTTTCAGGTGGACTGAAAAGACGAGTGCTGCTTGCCCGCGCACTTGCCAGCACCCCTGACATACTGCTCCTTGATGAGCCTACTAACCATCTTGATATTGATTCCATCGCATGGCTCGAAGAATTTATTTTAAAACACATCAAGACTCTCATCTTCATTACTCATGACCGCATGTTCCTGCGCCGCATTGCAACTCGTATTATCGAAATAGACCGCGGCAAACTAGCTGACTGGACTTGCGATTACGACACTTTCCTTGAGCGTAAAGAAGCACTTCTCGATGCGGAAGAAAAAAACTGGTCTGAATTCGACAAGAAACTCGCCCGTGAGGAAGTTTGGATCAGACAGGGAATCAAGGCCAGACGTACAAGAAACGAAGGCCGCGTCCGCGAACTCGAAAAACTACGCGGTGAACGAAGCAAAAGACGTGAAAGAACAGGCAAAGCAACAATAGAGATTCAAGAGGCCTCTCGTTCAGGTAAAATCGTTGCAGAAGCAATAGATGCATCTTTTTCCTGGGGAGAAGCGCCTGTATTTAAAGATTTAAACGCATCGATTATGCGCGGCGACAGAATCGGAATTATCGGACCAAACGGAACTGGTAAGACGACTCTCATACAGGTCCTGCTTGGTAAGCAAAGATTGCAAAAAGGCAAAATCAAGCTGGGAACGAAGCTTGAAGTTTCATATTTTGACCAGCACCGCGAGCAGCTGGATCCTGAGATGACCGTGCGTAACAGTGTCGCTGACGGCAATGACGTTGTAACCATTAATGACCGCACAAAACATGTCATGGGTTATCTTAAAGACTTTTTATTCGAGTCTGAAAGAGCTAACAGCAAGGTTAAAGTTTTATCTGGCGGTGAAAGAAACAGGCTGCTACTTGCCAGACTTTTCACCCGTCCATCCAACCTGCTGATAATGGATGAACCTACAAATGATCTCGATGCCGAAACCTTAGAGCTTCTCGAAGACAAGCTCATGGAATATCCCGGCACTGTTATCATCGTCAGCCATGACCGTGCATTCTTAAATAACGTTGTCACAAGTACACTCGTATTTGAAGGCGATGGAGAAGTTAAAGAATATGTAGGTGGATACGATGACTGGCTTAGACAAAAACCAGAAGAAGAAAAAGGCAACAAACCTAAGACGCTAAAAACAGTTAAGCAGGAACAACCATCTCCTCCTAAAAAAACTAAAAAGCTAAGCTACAAAGAACAGCGTGAGCTTGAGCTTCTTCAGGAAGAAATGAAAGCTCTTCCAGCCAAAATAGAAGAACTTGAAAAAGAAATAGCTAAAATCCAAGAGATTATGCTTGATTCAGACTTCTACAGAAAGTCCGCTCAGGAAATGGCTAAAACTCAAGGAAGACTCGAAGCTCTTGAAAGTGAACATGAGAAAACTTTTGAGCGTTGGGACGAAGTTGAAGCAAAGCTAGCCGAGTAG
- a CDS encoding TrkH family potassium uptake protein: MKSKASSPFWMPVYAFLTTIILGGLILKLDVCHPGKPLSFLDAIFTATSAVCVTGLAVVDTGSFFSRTGQTVILTLIQLGGLGIMTYASLVIYLLGKKVSASDRIAVSQTLIHDPSFHIGKFIVGVITAVFSIEIIGAILLNRMDPQGFYPFSAVFHSISAFCNAGFSLYPDSLSAWKEHLGINSVFMSLIILGGLGFYVLTELWGKFVDFIRRKKQPMTAHKVTWQTRIVLETSLFLIIAGAVAIFLAENIIPTVMPGVDSSWLASLFQSVTCRTAGFNSVDISSLTNISLVFMISLMLIGGSPGSCAGGLKTTTFRAWVGFISAKIKGRSQVRVGWYALTEDSINKSLTIMALAGVILGTSVILLSITEGSSIPQEAARGHFIELVFEAISAFATVGLSTGITQNLSPAGKVIIISLMFVGRLGPVWLLTAINNWQSEPRYKLPEDDLSLG; the protein is encoded by the coding sequence ATGAAATCCAAAGCATCGTCCCCTTTCTGGATGCCCGTATATGCATTCCTGACCACCATTATTCTAGGCGGGCTAATCCTCAAGCTCGACGTTTGTCATCCAGGCAAACCTCTTTCATTCCTTGATGCAATCTTCACAGCCACATCTGCTGTTTGCGTAACTGGGCTTGCGGTGGTCGATACAGGCTCTTTTTTCAGCCGAACAGGTCAAACCGTAATCCTGACTCTTATTCAGCTCGGTGGCCTAGGCATTATGACCTACGCCAGTCTTGTTATTTATTTACTCGGTAAAAAAGTAAGCGCCTCCGACCGCATTGCTGTCAGCCAAACCCTGATCCACGACCCGTCATTTCACATAGGCAAATTCATTGTCGGAGTTATTACTGCGGTTTTTTCCATCGAAATTATCGGGGCAATATTACTCAACAGAATGGATCCGCAAGGGTTTTACCCCTTTTCAGCAGTGTTCCATTCCATATCAGCCTTCTGTAACGCGGGGTTCTCTTTATATCCTGACAGCCTATCAGCATGGAAAGAGCATTTAGGAATTAATTCAGTCTTCATGTCCCTTATAATTCTCGGCGGTTTAGGATTCTATGTACTGACCGAACTATGGGGCAAATTCGTCGACTTTATTCGCCGTAAAAAACAGCCAATGACTGCGCATAAAGTGACATGGCAGACCCGTATAGTTCTCGAGACATCCCTCTTTTTAATCATAGCCGGAGCAGTGGCCATATTTCTGGCAGAGAACATTATTCCTACGGTTATGCCCGGCGTAGACAGCAGCTGGCTGGCCTCCCTGTTTCAGTCTGTCACCTGCAGAACAGCAGGTTTCAACTCCGTTGACATTTCCAGCCTGACTAATATTTCACTGGTCTTCATGATATCACTTATGCTTATCGGAGGCTCCCCCGGATCATGTGCCGGAGGACTTAAGACCACCACCTTCAGGGCGTGGGTAGGATTTATCAGTGCCAAAATTAAAGGGCGCAGCCAAGTGCGCGTGGGCTGGTATGCGCTAACCGAAGACAGCATAAATAAATCGCTGACAATTATGGCTCTTGCCGGAGTAATACTTGGAACATCAGTAATTTTGCTGAGCATCACAGAGGGAAGCAGCATACCGCAAGAAGCCGCTCGCGGGCATTTTATAGAGCTTGTATTCGAAGCAATATCGGCTTTCGCAACCGTCGGACTATCTACGGGCATTACTCAAAACCTGTCCCCTGCGGGAAAAGTCATAATAATTTCACTGATGTTTGTGGGGAGACTTGGACCTGTATGGTTGCTCACCGCCATCAACAACTGGCAGAGTGAACCTCGCTACAAGTTGCCGGAAGACGATCTTTCACTAGGCTAA